GTCAGAAGAAATGATTATCCAATTAAAGAAACAACAATAATTTATATATTTTTTTAAAGTTTTAAATGATGAAAATAGATTTTATCAACATAAAAAAACAAATAAGTGCTGAACTAAAAAACTATGCACTTGTTTTTGCAGGGGCTCTTATAGTCGCTTTAGGATTTTCTTTATTTATAATACCTTATAATATTGTTCCAGGAGGTGTTTTTGGATTAGGTACTGTTCTTTTTGAATTAATAGGTGTTTCATCTATTGGTCTTATAGCCTTATGTATTAACATTCCTTTATTACTTTGGGGTACTAGCTTATTAGGAAAGAAAACAGGGCTTAAAACAGCTTTTTTTATGATTTCTTCATCATTTTTATTAGATTTATTATTATCGATAACAAAAAGTCGTGTTATTGTAGATGATATCTTATTATCAGCAATTTTCGGAGGAATATCTATCGGTATAACTATTTTCTTAGTTAAAAAAGCAGGTGCTACAACTGGTGGTCAAGATATTTTAGCCAGAATTTTATCAAGCAAAATTAATATTGGATTCAATCAACTAATACTTATTATTGATGCTTTAATTATAATTTTAGGAGTTCTTACTTTTGGTAATTACACTATTGCTATTTATTGTTTGATAACAATTATCGCAACAAGTAAAACAATTGAATATTTTTTAAAACAAGACGTACAGAACAAAACATTGCTTATTTTTTCTAAAAAGAATGATTTAGTTCAGAAAAGTATTACTGATAACAAAAGTATGTATCAGAATACGATAAAAATAATGCATCAAGATTCTAGTGAAAAAATGATTTTGATTACAAAGAATAATAAAAATCTATCTGTTATTGAATCAATTATACACAATACAGACCCTGATGCAGAGATTATAACACTTCAATCTAATTTTAGTTTAGTAA
The Tenacibaculum pacificus DNA segment above includes these coding regions:
- a CDS encoding YitT family protein, which gives rise to MMKIDFINIKKQISAELKNYALVFAGALIVALGFSLFIIPYNIVPGGVFGLGTVLFELIGVSSIGLIALCINIPLLLWGTSLLGKKTGLKTAFFMISSSFLLDLLLSITKSRVIVDDILLSAIFGGISIGITIFLVKKAGATTGGQDILARILSSKINIGFNQLILIIDALIIILGVLTFGNYTIAIYCLITIIATSKTIEYFLKQDVQNKTLLIFSKKNDLVQKSITDNKSMYQNTIKIMHQDSSEKMILITKNNKNLSVIESIIHNTDPDAEIITLQSNFSLVNV